The proteins below come from a single Triticum aestivum cultivar Chinese Spring chromosome 5D, IWGSC CS RefSeq v2.1, whole genome shotgun sequence genomic window:
- the LOC123121427 gene encoding uncharacterized protein, translated as MEQEVDGGKNMVAQEHNNGSLSRVNPKRLRSKAWEDFTPIYVGGKVAKAECMHCHLVFNSSSTNGTSNLLNHQAMCGPRAQKRPTQRKSTASAGSDPTQKKLSFFPTSQKKCLGTADARPEKKDLVLLRNDINRKSQEGNQNGSHEEPESPEQNDLALPDVPTDTKTKSQQVDQNGSHDELATAEQENYAFPDNPIDKNVKNQSHEELALPEHKAIPTATKQQNQNVGQDGSYAELVRKLALHGYLPSMMDHGGLRKSVDFLNPVVKMPSYADLISTFLDLFDNEKAKLKEKCAAFCSRVCLSVYVWHYDPLSAFLCLSVHYIDEEWERQQKIITFRAMDTICNAEELGEAILLAIRDWGLCGKVFCIVLDDAFIDDSVASSVKAQLMKENSTFANQSLFVVRRGTRLLDQVIQVGLDELEKIMEKSANCSKPMMGPKSSAVRYPNYKYAPSQQDWGEDV; from the coding sequence ATGGAACAGGAAGTTGACGGTGGCAAAAACATGGTGGCACAAGAGCACAACAATGGCAGCCTCTCCCGCGTAAACCCGAAAAGGCTCCGATCGAAGGCGTGGGAAGACTTCACACCCATCTACGTTGGTGGGAAGGTCGCGAAGGCTGAGTGCATGCATTGCCACCTGGTCTTCAATAGCAGCAGCACAAATGGCACTAGCAACCTGCTTAATCACCAAGCCATGTGCGGCCCCCGGGCCCAGAAGAGGCCAACGCAACGGAAGAGTACAGCATCAGCTGGCTCTGATCCGACGCAGAAGAAGCTATCGTTCTTTCCCACCAGCCAGAAGAAATGCTTGGGCACAGCAGATGCAAGGCCTGAGAAGAAGGATCTTGTTTTGCTTCGCAATGACATTAATCGGAAGAGCCAAGAGGGTAATCAGAATGGGTCTCACGAGGAACCTGAATCGCCTGAGCAGAATGATCTTGCCTTGCCTGATGTTCCCACCGACACGAAAACAAAGAGTCAACAAGTTGATCAAAATGGGTCTCATGACGAACTAGCTACAGCTGAGCAGGAGAATTATGCATTCCCTGACAATCCCATCGACAAGAATGTAAAGAATCAGTCCCATGAGGAACTTGCATTGCCTGAACACAAGGCTATTCCTACAGCCACGAAACAGCAGAATCAGAACGTTGGTCAGGATGGATCCTATGCCGAGCTCGTTAGGAAATTGGCCTTGCACGGTTACCTGCCCTCGATGATGGACCATGGAGGACTCAGGAAGTCTGTGGATTTCTTGAATCCCGTGGTCAAGATGCCATCATATGCTGACTTGATATCTACATTTTTGGATTTGTTCGACAATGAAAAGGCCAAGCTGAAGGAGAAGTGTGCAGCCTTTTGCAGTCGGGTATGCTTGAGTGTTTACGTTTGGCACTATGATCCACTCTCGGCATTCTTGTGCTTGAGTGTTCATTACATTGACGAGGAATGGGAGAGGCAACAAAAGATCATCACATTTCGTGCCATGGATACCATTTGCAATGCAGAAGAACTGGGTGAAGCCATATTGCTGGCTATCCGAGATTGGGGTCTTTGTGGAAAAGTTTTTTGCATTGTACtggatgatgcatttattgatgattcAGTGGCTTCAAGTGTCAAAGCACAGCTCATGAAAGAGAACTCAACCTTTGCAAACCAGAGCTTGTTTGTGGTGCGTCGTGGAACTCGCTTACTTGATCAGGTTATTCAGGTGGGGCTGGATGAACTTGAAAAAATCATGGAGAAATCAGCGAACTGTTCTAAACCTATGATGGGTCCTAAGTCGTCTGCAGTGCGGTATCCCAACTACAAATACGCACCATCTCAGCAAGACTGGGGCGAAGATGTGTGA
- the LOC123121428 gene encoding uncharacterized protein: MEVRSGAMAAAGAVRPKCLLSTTATHHSRPPRPPLLRPFFRLLQCQSPQVRCQRRPFPDASHASSCAAAFHHLATPSVPRCVFLSSVWFLPPSSLTVVDTALISHPLLSPLAHRRQNVVPASLARVERSHTLPARPLAVAYPGRSRSPGLHRVLPSAAPRHVEKRVGRPSLPSKCIANSSFIFWDMP, encoded by the exons ATGGAAGTCcgatctggcgcgatggccgctgccggcgccgtccgccCCAAATGCCTCCTCTCTACCACCGCAACCCACCACTCACGACCACCACGGCCTCCCCTCCTCCGCCCCTTTTTCCGTCTCCTCCAGTGCCAATCTCCGCAAGTACGCTGCCAACGCCGTCCATTCCCCGACGCCTCTCATGCCTCCTCCTGTGCCGCAGCATTCCACCACCTAGCAACGCCGTCCGTCCCTCGCTGTGTCTTTCTTTCCTCCGTTTGGTTTCTGCCGCCCAGCTCGCTCACCGTCGTCGATACCGCATTGATCTCGCACCCGTTGCTGTCGCCGCTCGCTCATCGTCGCCAGAACGTGGTACCTGCATCTCTTGCGCGTGTGGAGAGGTCCCACACCCTGCCGGCACGCCCGCTCGCCGTTGCCTATCCGGGACGGTCGCGCTCGCCTGGACTGCATCGAGTCCTCCCGAGCGCCGCGCCGCGCCACGTCGAGAAACGAGTTGGCCGTCCGTCTCTTCCATCCAAGTGCATCGCCAACTCTTCGTTTATTTTCT GGGACATGCCTTAG